The following are encoded together in the Pseudoalteromonas piscicida genome:
- a CDS encoding valine--tRNA ligase, translating to MDKTYNPQDIEQSLYQDWESNGYFKPSGKGDAYSIMIPPPNVTGSLHMGHAFQDTIMDTLIRYQRMKGKNTLWQVGTDHAGIATQMVVERKLAAEEGKSRHDLGRDEFINKIWEWKAQSGGTITKQLRRLGASVDWDRERFTMDDGLSEAVKEVFVRLYQDDLIYRGKRLVNWDPKLHTAISDLEVENKDKQGHMWNLRYPLADGVTTKDGKDYIIVATTRPETMLGDTGVAVNPDDERYQDLIGKEILLPIVNRRIPIVADEHADMEKGTGCVKITPAHDFNDNEVGKRHELPMINVFNKDAAVLNTGECFTFDGKPLEAVDAPIPERFHGLDRFDARKQIVDEFEQLGLLEKIDDHSLTVPYGDRSGVVIEPLLTDQWYVRVAPLAEPAVKAVEDGDIQFVPKQYENMYFSWMRDVQDWCISRQLWWGHRIPAWYDSEGNVYVGRDEAEVRQNHNLDASVTLTQDEDVLDTWFSSALWTFSTLGWPENTEDLKVFHPSDTLVTGFDIIFFWVARMIMMTMHFIKDEDGKPQVPFKTVYVTGLIRDENGDKMSKSKGNVLDPLDMIDGIDLESLVTKRTGNMMQPQLAAKIEKNTRKTFVDGIEAHGTDALRFTLAAMASTGRDINWDMNRLEGYRNFCNKLWNASRYVLMNTEEQDCGFNDNEKVYSLADRWILGQFQNTVKVFSEHLDNYRFDLAANTIYEFTWNQFCDWYLELTKPILFKGNEAQQRGTRHTLITVLEGLLRLMHPLMPYITETIWQRVAPIAGVDAKTIMLEAFPVFDESKVDAQAMADLEWVKQFIIAIRNIRGEMDISPSKPLNVLLTGASEDDKRRLEENQAFLSALAKLETVDLLASKDEAPACATAFIGDLEIMIPMAGLIDVEAELARIAKQLEKAEKGLDQVEKKLANEKFVSNAPEAVLAKEKAKLAEFSDAKTKLLEQRAKIESL from the coding sequence ATGGATAAAACCTACAATCCACAAGATATTGAACAGTCTTTGTATCAAGACTGGGAGTCAAATGGCTACTTTAAGCCATCAGGCAAGGGTGACGCGTATTCGATTATGATCCCACCGCCGAATGTCACAGGTAGTCTACACATGGGCCACGCGTTCCAAGACACTATCATGGACACTTTGATCCGCTATCAGCGTATGAAAGGCAAAAACACACTATGGCAAGTGGGTACTGATCACGCAGGTATCGCAACTCAGATGGTTGTTGAGCGTAAGCTTGCAGCCGAAGAAGGTAAATCACGCCATGATTTAGGCCGTGACGAATTCATCAATAAAATCTGGGAATGGAAAGCGCAATCAGGTGGCACTATTACCAAACAGTTACGCCGTTTAGGTGCGTCTGTAGATTGGGATAGAGAACGTTTTACGATGGATGATGGCCTGTCTGAAGCTGTAAAGGAAGTATTCGTTCGCCTATATCAAGACGACTTAATTTATCGTGGTAAGCGTCTAGTTAACTGGGATCCTAAATTACACACTGCGATTTCTGATTTAGAAGTTGAGAATAAAGACAAGCAGGGCCATATGTGGAATTTGCGCTATCCACTTGCGGATGGCGTAACCACCAAAGATGGTAAAGACTACATTATCGTAGCAACCACTCGTCCAGAAACCATGCTTGGTGACACTGGTGTTGCGGTCAACCCTGATGATGAACGTTACCAAGACTTAATTGGTAAAGAAATTCTACTTCCTATCGTCAACCGTCGCATTCCTATCGTTGCCGATGAACATGCGGATATGGAAAAAGGCACGGGCTGCGTAAAAATCACGCCTGCACATGACTTTAACGATAACGAAGTTGGTAAGCGCCATGAGCTGCCAATGATCAACGTGTTCAACAAAGACGCGGCAGTTCTGAATACGGGTGAATGCTTTACTTTTGATGGTAAGCCACTTGAAGCGGTGGATGCACCAATTCCTGAGCGTTTCCACGGCCTTGACCGTTTCGACGCGCGTAAGCAAATCGTTGACGAGTTTGAACAGCTTGGTCTACTTGAGAAAATTGACGACCACAGTCTAACCGTTCCTTACGGCGACCGCTCTGGCGTAGTTATCGAACCACTACTTACCGATCAGTGGTATGTTCGCGTTGCCCCGCTTGCAGAGCCTGCGGTAAAAGCGGTAGAAGATGGCGATATTCAGTTCGTTCCTAAGCAATACGAGAACATGTACTTCTCTTGGATGCGTGATGTTCAAGACTGGTGTATTTCACGTCAGCTTTGGTGGGGCCACAGGATCCCGGCATGGTACGACAGCGAAGGCAATGTGTATGTTGGCCGTGACGAAGCCGAAGTACGTCAAAACCATAACCTTGATGCAAGTGTGACGTTGACACAAGATGAAGACGTGCTAGACACTTGGTTCTCTTCCGCACTGTGGACTTTCTCAACGTTAGGATGGCCTGAAAACACGGAAGATCTAAAAGTATTTCACCCTTCAGATACCTTGGTTACTGGTTTCGATATTATCTTCTTCTGGGTAGCTCGCATGATCATGATGACCATGCATTTCATCAAAGATGAAGATGGTAAACCTCAAGTTCCATTTAAGACCGTTTATGTAACTGGCCTTATTCGCGATGAAAATGGCGATAAGATGTCTAAGTCAAAAGGTAACGTGTTAGATCCACTAGATATGATTGATGGTATCGATCTTGAGAGCCTAGTGACTAAACGTACTGGCAACATGATGCAGCCACAGCTTGCGGCAAAAATCGAGAAGAATACGCGCAAAACATTTGTTGATGGTATTGAAGCACACGGTACTGATGCATTGCGTTTCACTCTTGCAGCAATGGCGTCAACGGGACGTGATATCAACTGGGATATGAACCGTCTTGAAGGTTACCGTAACTTCTGTAACAAGCTTTGGAATGCCAGCCGTTATGTATTGATGAACACAGAAGAACAAGACTGTGGCTTCAACGATAATGAAAAAGTGTATTCTCTTGCGGATCGTTGGATTTTAGGTCAATTCCAAAATACGGTTAAGGTGTTCTCTGAGCACTTGGATAACTATCGTTTTGACCTTGCGGCAAACACCATTTATGAGTTCACATGGAACCAATTCTGTGACTGGTATCTAGAGCTAACTAAGCCAATTCTATTTAAAGGCAATGAAGCGCAGCAACGTGGTACACGCCATACGCTTATCACCGTATTGGAAGGCTTACTTCGCTTGATGCACCCACTGATGCCTTATATCACAGAGACAATCTGGCAACGAGTAGCACCAATCGCAGGTGTCGACGCGAAGACGATTATGCTTGAAGCCTTCCCTGTATTCGATGAAAGCAAAGTTGATGCGCAAGCGATGGCCGACCTTGAGTGGGTGAAGCAATTTATTATTGCTATCCGTAACATTCGTGGTGAAATGGACATCAGCCCAAGTAAGCCGCTAAACGTGCTGCTTACTGGTGCCAGCGAAGATGACAAACGTCGTTTAGAAGAAAACCAAGCTTTCTTAAGCGCACTGGCAAAACTTGAAACGGTAGACTTACTTGCAAGCAAAGATGAAGCACCAGCTTGTGCGACTGCATTTATCGGTGATCTTGAAATCATGATCCCGATGGCAGGCCTGATTGATGTAGAAGCGGAACTTGCGCGTATTGCTAAGCAGCTTGAAAAAGCAGAGAAAGGTCTTGATCAGGTTGAAAAGAAACTCGCAAACGAAAAGTTTGTAAGTAATGCGCCTGAAGCGGTACTTGCTAAGGAAAAAGCAAAATTAGCTGAGTTTAGCGACGCAAAAACTAAGCTACTTGAACAAAGAGCAAAGATAGAGAGCTTGTAA
- the rpoS gene encoding RNA polymerase sigma factor RpoS, which translates to MAHTAKLPTKSTPESDKFDDDNIDEPKDELLEDLEDDEEVFAKEEVVKNLDATQLYLGEIGFSPLLSAEEEVYFARKALKGCEASRKRMIESNLRLVVKIARRYNNRGLALLDLIEEGNLGLIRAVEKFDPERGFRFSTYATWWIRQTIERAIMNQTRTIRLPIHVVKELNVYLRTARELTQKLDHEPTAEEIAECLDKPVEEVSKMLRLNEKITSVDTPIGGENDKALLDIIADEKGGGPETEVQSNDINKHIVDWLGELNPKQREVLARRFGLLGYEPSTLEDVGREIGLTRERVRQIQVEALRRLKDILQHEGLSTDSLFEQQ; encoded by the coding sequence ATGGCTCACACTGCAAAATTACCTACAAAATCTACTCCAGAGTCAGATAAGTTCGACGATGATAATATTGACGAACCAAAAGACGAATTACTTGAAGACCTCGAAGACGACGAAGAAGTTTTTGCCAAAGAAGAAGTGGTCAAAAACTTAGATGCCACTCAACTCTATTTAGGTGAAATTGGGTTTTCACCGCTGCTCAGTGCAGAAGAAGAAGTTTACTTTGCGCGTAAAGCGTTAAAAGGTTGTGAAGCCTCGCGTAAACGGATGATAGAGAGTAATTTGAGATTGGTGGTTAAAATCGCTCGTCGTTATAATAACCGTGGTTTGGCATTACTTGACCTCATTGAAGAAGGTAACTTAGGCTTGATCCGAGCGGTAGAAAAATTTGATCCAGAACGTGGATTTAGATTTTCTACTTACGCAACTTGGTGGATCCGCCAAACCATCGAACGCGCGATCATGAACCAAACTCGTACCATTCGCTTGCCTATTCATGTTGTCAAAGAGCTCAATGTATACCTACGTACGGCACGTGAGTTGACGCAAAAGTTGGATCATGAACCTACCGCCGAAGAAATCGCTGAATGTCTCGATAAACCCGTCGAAGAAGTCAGTAAGATGCTCCGTCTAAATGAAAAGATCACTTCGGTTGATACGCCTATCGGTGGTGAAAATGATAAGGCATTGCTCGATATTATCGCGGATGAAAAGGGCGGTGGTCCAGAAACGGAAGTGCAGAGCAACGATATTAATAAACACATTGTTGATTGGCTTGGAGAGTTAAATCCAAAACAGCGAGAGGTGCTCGCGAGACGCTTTGGTTTGCTTGGTTATGAGCCGTCTACGCTTGAGGATGTTGGTCGCGAAATCGGGTTGACGAGAGAGCGCGTAAGACAAATTCAAGTTGAGGCGTTGAGACGCTTAAAAGACATTTTACAACACGAAGGGTTAAGTACTGACAGCCTATTCGAACAACAGTAA
- a CDS encoding peptidoglycan DD-metalloendopeptidase family protein — protein sequence MHKAQVIISICLSGLLVACSSNHTPAPVTTLYSGKTTSTHKININGSSYKVKKGDTLFAIAFSANKDVRALAKINKIKPPYTIYPNQIIRLEYPRNKNKKNIKYTKVNHKSQSLKQKSNKSPKKELDKPNQREYVQRQATQKSNSTKALYNNKVLWNWPAEGKVTRHFSVKENGYKGLEISNKLGTSVKAAAGGVVVYAGSALRGYGNLIILKHTDDYLSAYAHNAKLLVREQQKVKVGEKIAEMGSTDASKTALRFEIRFKGQAVNPAKYLP from the coding sequence ATGCATAAGGCTCAGGTTATCATATCGATTTGTTTGAGCGGCCTGCTTGTTGCTTGCTCGTCGAATCATACACCTGCACCTGTAACAACTTTATACTCTGGTAAGACCACTTCGACACATAAAATTAATATTAACGGAAGCAGTTACAAAGTAAAAAAAGGCGATACTTTATTTGCAATTGCATTTAGTGCTAATAAAGATGTGAGAGCACTCGCGAAAATCAATAAAATTAAGCCTCCGTACACGATCTACCCCAATCAGATCATTCGTCTAGAATATCCCAGAAATAAAAATAAAAAGAACATAAAATACACGAAAGTAAACCACAAGTCTCAGTCTTTAAAACAAAAAAGTAACAAAAGCCCTAAAAAAGAGCTTGATAAGCCAAATCAACGAGAGTATGTTCAAAGACAAGCCACACAAAAATCTAATAGTACCAAGGCTTTGTATAATAATAAGGTACTATGGAATTGGCCAGCTGAAGGTAAAGTGACTCGTCACTTCTCCGTTAAGGAGAATGGTTATAAGGGATTGGAGATCTCTAATAAACTGGGCACTTCAGTTAAGGCTGCTGCTGGCGGTGTAGTTGTATATGCAGGGAGTGCGTTGCGTGGGTATGGCAATTTAATCATTTTGAAGCATACAGATGATTATCTAAGTGCGTATGCTCATAACGCTAAGTTGCTCGTCAGAGAACAGCAAAAAGTTAAAGTTGGGGAAAAAATTGCCGAAATGGGTAGTACAGATGCTTCAAAGACGGCGCTTAGGTTTGAGATCCGTTTTAAAGGTCAAGCTGTAAACCCGGCAAAATACTTGCCATAA
- a CDS encoding protein-L-isoaspartate(D-aspartate) O-methyltransferase: MLSNYQGSAKTLVELLKQQGVQDEVVLNAIANTPRHMFVDEVLKHKSYENTALPIGQGQTISQPFIVAKMTEVLKQVGVKGRILEVGTGSGYQTSILAQVFEQVFSIERIKSLQWQARRRLHLLDLYNVTMKHGDGWKGWASKAPFAGIIVTAAAQSVPDDLLAQLEDGGAMVIPIGVEEQTLTLFVKQGEQFIRHALAPVRFVPLVAGEVG, translated from the coding sequence GTGCTGAGTAATTATCAGGGCAGTGCCAAAACGCTGGTGGAACTGCTAAAACAGCAAGGCGTACAAGATGAAGTGGTACTCAACGCTATCGCTAACACGCCTAGGCATATGTTTGTCGATGAAGTGCTTAAACACAAGTCGTATGAAAATACTGCACTTCCTATCGGTCAAGGGCAAACGATATCACAACCTTTTATCGTCGCAAAAATGACTGAAGTGTTAAAACAGGTTGGTGTTAAAGGTCGCATTTTGGAAGTGGGTACAGGCTCTGGTTATCAGACCTCCATACTAGCTCAAGTGTTTGAACAGGTCTTTAGCATTGAACGGATCAAGTCGTTGCAGTGGCAAGCGCGCAGAAGGCTGCATTTGCTGGATTTATACAATGTTACGATGAAGCATGGAGACGGTTGGAAAGGCTGGGCTTCAAAAGCGCCTTTTGCAGGGATCATTGTCACTGCCGCTGCACAATCAGTTCCGGATGATTTGTTGGCACAACTAGAAGATGGCGGTGCTATGGTCATTCCTATTGGGGTTGAAGAGCAAACGCTCACGTTATTTGTTAAACAGGGTGAGCAGTTTATTCGTCACGCACTAGCACCTGTGCGATTTGTACCTTTAGTTGCTGGTGAAGTTGGTTGA
- the surE gene encoding 5'/3'-nucleotidase SurE, giving the protein MKILLSNDDGVHAKGIAILYQALSQIADVTVIGPDRNCSGASNSLTLLNPLRATTLDNGFISVNGTPTDCVHLGVNKLIDELPDLVVAGINNGANLGDDTLYSGTVAAATEGRHLGLPAIAVSLCSKNEVHYETAAHVTVEIIKKLANHPLPKDQIININVPDIPLSDLKGIKVTRLGSRHKADTMTEQIDPWGRSVYWYGTLGHESDAGEGTDFHAVNNGYAAITPLKVDMTAYDSLEAVASWLS; this is encoded by the coding sequence ATGAAGATCCTATTGAGTAATGACGATGGTGTTCACGCCAAAGGCATTGCTATCTTGTATCAAGCACTATCGCAAATTGCGGACGTTACCGTCATTGGTCCAGATAGAAACTGTAGCGGTGCGAGTAATTCGCTAACTTTATTGAACCCATTAAGAGCGACTACGCTAGATAATGGTTTTATCTCAGTAAATGGCACCCCAACCGACTGCGTTCACCTTGGAGTGAATAAGCTTATTGATGAATTGCCGGATTTAGTCGTTGCAGGGATCAACAATGGCGCTAATCTTGGCGATGATACGCTGTACTCCGGCACCGTTGCAGCGGCCACAGAAGGTCGTCATTTAGGCTTACCGGCTATTGCTGTTTCGCTTTGCTCAAAAAATGAAGTCCACTACGAGACTGCAGCGCATGTCACCGTAGAGATCATTAAAAAGCTTGCAAATCACCCACTACCAAAAGATCAAATCATTAATATCAATGTGCCGGATATTCCATTAAGTGACTTAAAAGGGATAAAAGTAACCCGATTAGGCTCGCGTCATAAAGCGGATACTATGACCGAACAAATCGATCCTTGGGGCAGAAGTGTGTATTGGTATGGCACGTTAGGTCATGAAAGTGACGCTGGTGAAGGCACGGATTTTCATGCTGTAAACAACGGTTATGCCGCTATTACTCCACTAAAAGTGGATATGACGGCGTACGATAGTTTAGAAGCTGTGGCGAGTTGGTTATCTTAA
- the truD gene encoding tRNA pseudouridine(13) synthase TruD, with the protein MKTLNYLYGKPLSDGDYKSQPEDFRVEEILDIPFTGEGEHVCLQIVKKGENTAFVAKKLAEFAQISPRDVSYAGIKDRHGVCTQWFSVPVPIKKSVDFSALNSDSIFVVQQIRHNRKLKTGCHKGNRFAITLRNVTAPLDILSRINAVRQGVPNYFGEQRFGHDGHNLAMADRLFDGEKIRDKKLRGLVLSAARSHLFNEVVSRRVAEHGLATTWHREIFLLSGSNAFFDSEIDCELIERLLNGDILLSAPLVGKGEKGLLPQEREWLAPFAKWHEGLAEFGMKNERRALRLIPEALQVSMADDSTLTLEFSLPKGTFATALLRELVNHRDASKKFNKHEESIQQ; encoded by the coding sequence ATGAAGACACTAAATTATCTTTACGGCAAACCGTTATCTGATGGCGATTATAAGTCACAACCAGAAGACTTTAGAGTCGAAGAAATTTTAGATATTCCTTTTACTGGCGAAGGTGAGCATGTTTGCTTGCAGATAGTTAAAAAGGGAGAAAACACTGCCTTTGTCGCTAAAAAGCTTGCAGAGTTTGCCCAAATTTCACCGCGAGATGTCAGCTATGCAGGAATTAAAGACAGACACGGCGTATGTACGCAGTGGTTTAGCGTGCCGGTGCCAATTAAAAAGTCGGTAGATTTTAGTGCATTAAATAGTGACTCTATTTTTGTGGTGCAACAAATACGGCACAATCGAAAGTTAAAAACAGGTTGTCATAAGGGCAATCGCTTTGCCATTACCCTCAGAAACGTGACTGCTCCACTTGATATTCTGTCGCGTATTAATGCCGTACGCCAAGGGGTTCCTAATTATTTTGGAGAACAACGTTTTGGTCATGATGGCCACAACTTAGCCATGGCAGATAGGTTATTTGACGGTGAAAAGATCCGCGATAAAAAGCTCAGAGGGCTTGTGCTTTCAGCCGCTCGCTCCCATCTGTTCAACGAAGTAGTCAGTCGCCGGGTGGCAGAGCATGGCTTGGCAACGACTTGGCATCGTGAAATCTTTTTACTTAGTGGCAGTAACGCATTTTTTGATTCAGAGATTGATTGCGAGCTCATTGAGCGGTTACTGAATGGCGACATTTTACTTTCGGCGCCATTGGTTGGTAAGGGTGAAAAGGGCTTATTGCCGCAAGAGCGTGAATGGTTGGCACCTTTCGCTAAATGGCACGAAGGATTAGCAGAGTTTGGGATGAAAAATGAGCGCAGAGCGCTTAGATTAATACCCGAAGCGCTTCAGGTGAGTATGGCTGACGATAGCACGCTAACCCTAGAATTCAGTTTACCAAAAGGAACTTTTGCCACGGCGCTGCTCAGAGAGCTTGTTAATCACCGTGATGCCAGCAAAAAGTTTAATAAACATGAAGAATCGATACAGCAGTGA